A stretch of Plectropomus leopardus isolate mb chromosome 24, YSFRI_Pleo_2.0, whole genome shotgun sequence DNA encodes these proteins:
- the zc3h13 gene encoding zinc finger CCCH domain-containing protein 13 isoform X1 — MSKIRRKVTVENSKTISDSSSSSSTTTTSSTSNPAAPSRRPSVFERLGPSTGSNAADSHCRNWLKTGNCSYGNTCRYTHGTQPRGKGFSFSRSAERPTGDLRERMKNKRQDVDPENLKRDLEEPTSPAARQRDSSRGRHREKEDIKITKERTPASEEEPTEWEANREGKLVPNSDIGDYDYELSLEMKRQKIQRELMKLEQENLDKREEIVIKKDETPTKTRAAVVPKASPEPISQKDSPPSRKSSRSPKHKSGTKGQGSGKKEKKASVSSPVSESTRPSKASHSKKKGPRTPSPPPPVPLDIPVVGKKHKGKHKNKEKSEEKQKEAKDRGRDTEKHKEKKEKRRDRSDSSHKAKRSVTSEERSGSVSSLSRGTSPPARKKSVSPKASSHKASPPRRSPSPPRHQRTPTPPRHHSPSSHSGSSAQRHSSSPRRRRSSSPTYHRSAAAQASASSPQSSRRSRSPPASHDTSSPHRRSDRSSPSQRRSRGRDRSRERSRERSRERSRDRSRERSRERSRGRSRERSRGERERSPPAQERRHERRDESRSKRDKDSFRDDRDYDSEQVSSRDTRDDRENRDARERRDARDRGRETTRDSRDHRDNRDVKDSRESRTDTRSSRESLERRDRERERERDREKERDKDREREKDRDRERTDSHRKEEPAQDDRSYGRGHGREDGGRTDGRTENRTDRAERNGRGRGRANETSEKGSNRNSRGSQMESSHDNWESRSSAARERSTERSTDRSATERSSERGSDRDRYEERRGEQARDSSYDRRGGHSERDRRDNRDRDQRAASPNRYQRSEESERDDRRDERRTDRADDRRDDRTRDRERERDREREREKEKREREREKEAERDRAREREREREREREREREREREREEREREREERERERERKEREREKEREQRERERQREWEERERGREERRERRDDSRDDRSVRDARDDRKTSRKRPRVESSPSPRGSPKRAARDLSPADSDGYNSAEEKSERPIGRGQAKLHPQPLLPSPVCPPPSDSADKHRLLSQVVRPQEPLLRSPPRNAQCDEKPSHWKDEERRGAGDKRDPRSRHEDMEPRGERSRGGDRRGEHLTDTASDSRSRGRDQREITPPPSSALATGGEERDTAGSQSHEEGKKKKSQRKGLKKGRKEEEVVAGAGDRFNPEPPAGGPTDGPPPLHSPRKGAKKKALDRKRKRSREGESDVSDEESSAPQPHNKRKRGPRTPPPSMRPDHRGSNAEPSPLSKMDNFSDWSDEEVTDRGGGLLETPLAPADRAPAEPHRRGGGPRVGRDRERCNPPPIAPLLSQDPPLLLQTLTPQPLMSQPLLRKPPPEQTRSSSMGSNQSRTSSRRLRSPSNESAHRDDPQGPRPRRGRLQGANSRDRERERERERERERERERPVVSEPPGAERKSRIDQLRRGEPSRSTSSDRQDSRSHSSRRSSPDSERQAPSRSRAGSYDSRERERDREPFERDRDRKDLRPQQQTQQQQPLLLQQPLQQQRDWEPEPRDWPSRGREPLLMRPGREPLLRERDIRDRDRLLPEGLIQQHERERERDVRGDRGGDRERERMMMMMDLPPHADPRAPGRGDLRGDMRGDLRGDMMRQERSDYEPLLPREAFSPPEPEKPSNSHHLMGEQRELEKTDSIDGDDDGKEDDGQSVASVGEEYEPISDDELDEILADSQKKEDQQDEEKITGPLDVIDVDWSSLMPKQKQEPRAAGAALLRFTPGAVLLRAGISKRLAGPELLEQVREVCKSELDDPKDADKLFEHDLGALNMAALNRRVERAGLLRNLGPCCKALCARRDFAIRRQLLKNDKGLTKQYPTTPVVDNELLQMSMRLFRRTMAGQASGPERSDAAPPPAAEVAPAESSKLSTAQPEVCVS; from the exons ATGTCCAAGATCAGGCGGAAAGTAACAGTGGAGAATTCAAAAACCATATCtgatagcagcagcagcagcagcaccacgaCGACCAGCAGCACCAGCAACCCCGCCGCCCCCTCCCGCCGGCCCAGTGTGTTCGAGAGACTCGGCCCCAGCACTGGGAGTAATGCTGCTGAT agTCACTGTAGAAATTGGCTGAAGACCGGTAATTGCAGTTACGGCAACACTTGTCGCTACACACATGGAACTCAGCCACGAGGCAAAGGATTTAGCTTTAGTCG GTCAGCCGAGAGACCCACAGGTGATCTGCGGGAGAGGATGAAGAATAAAAGACAGGATGTTGACCCAGAAAACTTGAAGCGAGACCTCGAAGAGCCCACATCCCCCGCAGCGAGA CAGAGAGATTCCTCCAGAGGCCGACACAGGGAAAAGGAGGATATAAAGATCACAAAGGAGCGCACCCCAGCCAGTGAAGAAGAGCCCACAGAGTGGGAAGCTAACCGTGAAGGTAAGCTCGTTCCAA ACTCAGATATCGGTGACTACGACTACGAGTTATCCCTGGAGATGAAACGCCAGAAGATTCAGCGTGAGCTGATGAAATTGGAGCAGGAGAACTTGGACAAGAGGGAGGAGATTGTCATCAAGAAAGATGAGACCCCCACCAAAACCAGAGCCGCTGTCGTGCCGAAA gccTCTCCAGAGCCGATAAGTCAGAAAGATTCCCCGCCATCCAGGAAGTCCAGCAGATCTCCAAAACATAAAAGTGGAACCAAAGGCCAAGGCTCtgggaagaaagagaagaaggcATCAGTGTCCTCTCCTGTCTCAGAATCTACCAG GCCTTCAAAAGCCAGCCACAGTAAGAAGAAAGGCCCCCGTACCCCCAGTCCTCCTCCCCCAGTCCCTCTGGACATCCCTGTGGTGGGGAAGAAACACAAaggcaaacacaaaaacaaggagaaGTCTGAGGAGAAGCAGAAGGAGGCGAAAGATCGGGGGCGAGATAcggaaaaacacaaagagaagaaggagaaacGCAG GGACCGATCAGACAGTTCCCACAAGGCCAAGCGCTCAGTGACATCAGAGGAGCGTTCTGGTAGTGTGTCATCTCTCTCTAGAGGCACTTCACCTCCAGCCAGGAAGAAATCCGTCTCACCGAAAGCTTCGTCACATAAGGCCTCTCCTCCGCGCAG gtctccctcccctccccgcCATCAGCGCACTCCCACTCCGCCCCGCCACCACTCCCCCTCCTCCCACTCTGGTTCCTCTGCCCAGCGGCACTCTTCTTCTCCTCGTCGCCGGCGCTCGTCTTCTCCCACCTACCACCGCAGCGCAGCAGCCCAGGCCTCTGCCTCTTCCCCTCAGAGCTCTCGGCGCTCTCGCTCACCTCCCGCCTCCCACGACACCTCCTCGCCTCACCGGAGATCTGACAGATCAAGCCCCAGCCAGCGCCGCTCCAGGGGCCGCGACAGGAGCCGTGAGAGGAGCCGCGAGAGGAGCCGTGAGAGGAGCCGCGACAGGAGCCGCGAGAGGAGCCGTGAGAGGAGCCGCGGGAGGAGCCGTGAGAGGAGCCGtggtgaaagagagaggagtCCGCCTGCCCAGGAGCGCAGACATGAGCGCAGAGATG AAAGCCGCAGCAAGAGAGATAAGGACAGCTTCCGTGACGACCGGGACTACGACTCTGAACAGGTTTCATCTCGGGACACTCGTGACGACAGAGAGAACAGAGATGCTCGTGAGCGACGGGACGCCCGCGACCGAGGAAGGGAAACAACCAGAGACTCCCGTGACCACCGAGACAACAGGGACGTAAAGGACTCCAGAGAGAGCAGGACGGACACCCGCTCCAGCCGAGAGTCGCTGGAGCGTCGTGACCGCGAACGGGAACGAGAGAGGGACCGGGAGAAGGAGAGGGATAAGGACAGAGAGCGggagaaggacagagacagggagaggacTGACAGCCACAGGAAGGAGGAGCCGGCGCAAGATGACAGGAGTTATGGGAGAGGACATGGACGTGAGGATGGAGGGAGAACTGATGGAAGGACGGAGAACAGGACAGACAGAGCTGAGAGGAACGGGCGAGGGAGAGGGCGTGCTaatgaaacatctgaaaaag GCTCAAACAGAAACTCCCGGGGTTCCCAAATGGAAAGCAGCCACGACAACTGGGAGTCACGGAGCAGTGCAGCACGTGAACGGAGCACGGAGAGGAGCACAGATCGCAGTGCAACCGAAAGAAGCTCTGAGAGGGGTTCAGACCGAGATCGCTACGAGGAGAGGCGAGGGGAGCAGGCCAGAGACTCCTCATACGACAGGAGGGGAGGGCACAGTGAGCGGGATCGCAGAGACAACCGAGATAGAG ATCAAAGAGCAGCCTCCCCAAATAGATACCAGAGATCAGAGGAGTCTGAGAGGGACGACAGGAGGGACGAGCGCCGGACAGACAGAGCAGATGACAGACGAGACGACAGGACCCGCGATAGGGAgcgagagagggacagagagcgggagagagaaaaagaaaagagggaaaggGAGCGAgagaaggaggcagagagggacagggccagggagagggagagggagcgggagcgtgagagggagagagagcgggagagggAAAGGGAGCGCGAGGAGCGTGAGAGAGAGCGGGAGGAGcgtgagagggagagggagagaaaggagcgggaaagggagaaagagagggagcagCGGGAGCGAGAGAGGCAGCGGGAATGGGAGGAgcgagagaggggaagagaggaaaggagggagaggagagatgacTCCAGGGACGACCGCTCCGTCAGAGACGCCCGGGATGACCGCAAGACGAG TCGTAAGAGGCCCAGGGTGGAGAGCAGCCCCAGCCCCCGAGGCTCGCCTAAGCGAGCCGCTCGGGACCTCAGTCCGGCAGACAGCGACGGCTACAACAGCGCAGAAGAGAAAAGTGAGCGCCCGATTGGCCGAGGGCAGGCCAAGCTCCACCCACAGCCCCTCCTCCCCAGCCCAGTGTGTCCGCCTCCATCTGACA GTGCAGACAAGCATCGTCTGCTGAGCCAGGTGGTGCGGCCCCAGGAGCCCTTGCTACGCTCTCCGCCGAGGAATGCTCAGTGTGATGAGAAGCCAAGTCACTGGAAGGATGAGGAGCGTAGAGGAGCCGGGGACAAAAGGGACCCACGCAGCCGCCACGAGGACATGGAGCCTCGTGGGGAGCGGAGTAGAGGAGGTGACAGACGAGGCGAGCACCTCACAGACACCGCATCTGACTCACGCAGCAGAGGTAGAGACCAGCGAGAGATCACGCCGCCTCCCTCTTCAGCCCTCGCCACTGGTGGCGAAGAAAGAGACACCGCTGGCTCCCAGTCCCACGAGGAGGGCAAAAAGAAGAAGTCGCAGAGGAAGGGCTTGAAGAAGGGTCGCAAAGAAGAGGAGGTGGTGGCTGGTGCAGGAGATCGTTTCAACCCAGAGCCTCCAGCCGGCGGTCCTACAGATGGACCTCCACCGCTACACTCGCCCAGGAAAGGAGCAAAGAAGAAGGCGCTTGACCGAAAGAGGAAACGGTCACGAGAAGGAGAGTCGGATGTGTCTGATGAGGAGTCATCGGCCCCTCAGCCACACAACAAAAGGAAGAGAGGACCGCGGACGCCACCGCCCTCGATGAGGCCTGATCATCGTGGAAGCAACGCAGAGCCGTCCCCGCTGTCCAAGATGGACAACTTCAGCGACTGGTCAGATGAGGAGGTCACAGACCGAGGAGGAGGACTACTGGAAACACCGCTGGCTCCTGCTGACAGGGCTCCTGCTGAGCCTCACAGGAGAGGCGGTGGTCCCAGAGTGGGCAGGGACAGGGAGCGGTGCAATCCGCCTCCCATCGCCCCTCTGCTCTCCCAGGATCCTCCGCTACTGCTGCAGACTCTGACCCCGCAGCCCCTCATGTCCCAGCCGCTGCTCCGCAAACCTCCCCCGGAGCAGACgcgcagcagcagcatgggGAGCAACCAGAGCCGCACGTCATCCAGACGCCTGCGGTCACCGTCCAACGAGTCAGCGCATCGAGACGACCCGCAAGGTCCACGACCACGCCGGGGCAGGCTGCAGGGCGCCAACTCTCGGGaccgagagagagaaagagaacgagagagggagagagagagggagcgggaGAGGCCCGTCGTGAGTGAACCTCCAGGGGCCGAGAGGAAGTCACGGATCGACcagctgaggagaggagagccaAGCCGCAGCACTTCCTCAG aCCGTCAGGATTCCCGCAGCCACAGCTCGAGGCGCAGCTCTCCTGACTCTGAGAGACAAGCCCCGTCCAGGTCCCGCGCCGGCTCCTACGACAGccgagagcgagagagagacagggagccGTTTGAGCGGGATCGAGACCGAAAGGACCTGCGACCTCAGCAGcagacgcagcagcagcagcccctgCTCCTCCAGCAGCCGCTACAACAACAGAGAGACTGGGAGCCCGAACCTAGAGACTGGCCGAGCAGGGGACGGGAGCCCCTTCTGATGCGTCCTGGACGTGAACCTCTCCTGAGGGAGCGGGACATCAGGGACAGGGATCGCTTACTTCCTGAAGGACTCATTCAGCAGCATGAAcgggagagagagcgagacgtCAGAGGGGACAGAGGCGGCGatcgagagagggagaggatgatgatgatgatggaccTGCCTCCCCACGCGGACCCCAGGGCCCCAGGACGAGGGGACCTGAGGGGGGATATGAGAGGAGACCTGCGAGGGGACATGATGAGACAGGAGAGGAGTGACTATGAGCCTCTGCTGCCGAGGGAAGCTTTCAGTCCTCCAGAGCCGGAGAAACCGAGCAACAGTCACCATCTGATGGGAGAGCAACGGGAGCTGGAGAAGACGGACAGCATCGACG GAGACGATGACGGGAAAGAGGACGACGGCCAATCAGTGGCGTCTGTGGGAGAGGAATATGAACCGATCAGTGATGATGAGCTGGATGAAATTCTGGCTGACAGTCAGAAAAAAGAGGACCAGCAGGACGAAGAGAAAATTACAG GTCCTCTGGACGTCATAGATGTGGACTGGTCCAGCCTGATGCCCAAACAGAAGCAGGAGCCCCGGGCAGCGGGGGCAGCGCTGCTGCGCTTCACCCCAGGGGCCGTGCTCCTCAGGGCGGGCATCTCCAAGAGACTCGCTGGTCCTGAGCTCCTGGAGCAGGTCAGAGAGGTGTGCAAGTCCGAGCTGGACGACCCCAAAG ATGCCGACAAGCTGTTTGAGCACGACCTCGGCGCCCTGAACATGGCAGCCCTGAACAGGCGGGTGGAGAGGGCAGGTTTACTGAGGAACCTCGGGCCCTGCTGCAAGGCCCTGTGTGCCCGCAGGGATTTTGCCATCCGCCGGCAgctgttgaaaaatgacaag GGCCTGACCAAGCAGTACCCCACTACGCCCGTGGTGGACAACGAGCTGCTGCAGATGAGCATGCGTCTCTTCAGAAGGACCATGGCCGGCCAGGCTTCGGGGCCAGAAAGGTCGGACGCAGCGCCGCCACCGGCAGCCGAGGTGGCTCCAGCTGAAAGCAGTAAGCTGAGCACAGCGCAgcctgaagtgtgtgtgtcctga
- the zc3h13 gene encoding zinc finger CCCH domain-containing protein 13 isoform X2: MSKIRRKVTVENSKTISDSSSSSSTTTTSSTSNPAAPSRRPSVFERLGPSTGSNAADSHCRNWLKTGNCSYGNTCRYTHGTQPRGKGFSFSRSAERPTGDLRERMKNKRQDVDPENLKRDLEEPTSPAARQRDSSRGRHREKEDIKITKERTPASEEEPTEWEANREDSDIGDYDYELSLEMKRQKIQRELMKLEQENLDKREEIVIKKDETPTKTRAAVVPKASPEPISQKDSPPSRKSSRSPKHKSGTKGQGSGKKEKKASVSSPVSESTRPSKASHSKKKGPRTPSPPPPVPLDIPVVGKKHKGKHKNKEKSEEKQKEAKDRGRDTEKHKEKKEKRRDRSDSSHKAKRSVTSEERSGSVSSLSRGTSPPARKKSVSPKASSHKASPPRRSPSPPRHQRTPTPPRHHSPSSHSGSSAQRHSSSPRRRRSSSPTYHRSAAAQASASSPQSSRRSRSPPASHDTSSPHRRSDRSSPSQRRSRGRDRSRERSRERSRERSRDRSRERSRERSRGRSRERSRGERERSPPAQERRHERRDESRSKRDKDSFRDDRDYDSEQVSSRDTRDDRENRDARERRDARDRGRETTRDSRDHRDNRDVKDSRESRTDTRSSRESLERRDRERERERDREKERDKDREREKDRDRERTDSHRKEEPAQDDRSYGRGHGREDGGRTDGRTENRTDRAERNGRGRGRANETSEKGSNRNSRGSQMESSHDNWESRSSAARERSTERSTDRSATERSSERGSDRDRYEERRGEQARDSSYDRRGGHSERDRRDNRDRDQRAASPNRYQRSEESERDDRRDERRTDRADDRRDDRTRDRERERDREREREKEKREREREKEAERDRAREREREREREREREREREREREEREREREERERERERKEREREKEREQRERERQREWEERERGREERRERRDDSRDDRSVRDARDDRKTSRKRPRVESSPSPRGSPKRAARDLSPADSDGYNSAEEKSERPIGRGQAKLHPQPLLPSPVCPPPSDSADKHRLLSQVVRPQEPLLRSPPRNAQCDEKPSHWKDEERRGAGDKRDPRSRHEDMEPRGERSRGGDRRGEHLTDTASDSRSRGRDQREITPPPSSALATGGEERDTAGSQSHEEGKKKKSQRKGLKKGRKEEEVVAGAGDRFNPEPPAGGPTDGPPPLHSPRKGAKKKALDRKRKRSREGESDVSDEESSAPQPHNKRKRGPRTPPPSMRPDHRGSNAEPSPLSKMDNFSDWSDEEVTDRGGGLLETPLAPADRAPAEPHRRGGGPRVGRDRERCNPPPIAPLLSQDPPLLLQTLTPQPLMSQPLLRKPPPEQTRSSSMGSNQSRTSSRRLRSPSNESAHRDDPQGPRPRRGRLQGANSRDRERERERERERERERERPVVSEPPGAERKSRIDQLRRGEPSRSTSSDRQDSRSHSSRRSSPDSERQAPSRSRAGSYDSRERERDREPFERDRDRKDLRPQQQTQQQQPLLLQQPLQQQRDWEPEPRDWPSRGREPLLMRPGREPLLRERDIRDRDRLLPEGLIQQHERERERDVRGDRGGDRERERMMMMMDLPPHADPRAPGRGDLRGDMRGDLRGDMMRQERSDYEPLLPREAFSPPEPEKPSNSHHLMGEQRELEKTDSIDGDDDGKEDDGQSVASVGEEYEPISDDELDEILADSQKKEDQQDEEKITGPLDVIDVDWSSLMPKQKQEPRAAGAALLRFTPGAVLLRAGISKRLAGPELLEQVREVCKSELDDPKDADKLFEHDLGALNMAALNRRVERAGLLRNLGPCCKALCARRDFAIRRQLLKNDKGLTKQYPTTPVVDNELLQMSMRLFRRTMAGQASGPERSDAAPPPAAEVAPAESSKLSTAQPEVCVS, translated from the exons ATGTCCAAGATCAGGCGGAAAGTAACAGTGGAGAATTCAAAAACCATATCtgatagcagcagcagcagcagcaccacgaCGACCAGCAGCACCAGCAACCCCGCCGCCCCCTCCCGCCGGCCCAGTGTGTTCGAGAGACTCGGCCCCAGCACTGGGAGTAATGCTGCTGAT agTCACTGTAGAAATTGGCTGAAGACCGGTAATTGCAGTTACGGCAACACTTGTCGCTACACACATGGAACTCAGCCACGAGGCAAAGGATTTAGCTTTAGTCG GTCAGCCGAGAGACCCACAGGTGATCTGCGGGAGAGGATGAAGAATAAAAGACAGGATGTTGACCCAGAAAACTTGAAGCGAGACCTCGAAGAGCCCACATCCCCCGCAGCGAGA CAGAGAGATTCCTCCAGAGGCCGACACAGGGAAAAGGAGGATATAAAGATCACAAAGGAGCGCACCCCAGCCAGTGAAGAAGAGCCCACAGAGTGGGAAGCTAACCGTGAAG ACTCAGATATCGGTGACTACGACTACGAGTTATCCCTGGAGATGAAACGCCAGAAGATTCAGCGTGAGCTGATGAAATTGGAGCAGGAGAACTTGGACAAGAGGGAGGAGATTGTCATCAAGAAAGATGAGACCCCCACCAAAACCAGAGCCGCTGTCGTGCCGAAA gccTCTCCAGAGCCGATAAGTCAGAAAGATTCCCCGCCATCCAGGAAGTCCAGCAGATCTCCAAAACATAAAAGTGGAACCAAAGGCCAAGGCTCtgggaagaaagagaagaaggcATCAGTGTCCTCTCCTGTCTCAGAATCTACCAG GCCTTCAAAAGCCAGCCACAGTAAGAAGAAAGGCCCCCGTACCCCCAGTCCTCCTCCCCCAGTCCCTCTGGACATCCCTGTGGTGGGGAAGAAACACAAaggcaaacacaaaaacaaggagaaGTCTGAGGAGAAGCAGAAGGAGGCGAAAGATCGGGGGCGAGATAcggaaaaacacaaagagaagaaggagaaacGCAG GGACCGATCAGACAGTTCCCACAAGGCCAAGCGCTCAGTGACATCAGAGGAGCGTTCTGGTAGTGTGTCATCTCTCTCTAGAGGCACTTCACCTCCAGCCAGGAAGAAATCCGTCTCACCGAAAGCTTCGTCACATAAGGCCTCTCCTCCGCGCAG gtctccctcccctccccgcCATCAGCGCACTCCCACTCCGCCCCGCCACCACTCCCCCTCCTCCCACTCTGGTTCCTCTGCCCAGCGGCACTCTTCTTCTCCTCGTCGCCGGCGCTCGTCTTCTCCCACCTACCACCGCAGCGCAGCAGCCCAGGCCTCTGCCTCTTCCCCTCAGAGCTCTCGGCGCTCTCGCTCACCTCCCGCCTCCCACGACACCTCCTCGCCTCACCGGAGATCTGACAGATCAAGCCCCAGCCAGCGCCGCTCCAGGGGCCGCGACAGGAGCCGTGAGAGGAGCCGCGAGAGGAGCCGTGAGAGGAGCCGCGACAGGAGCCGCGAGAGGAGCCGTGAGAGGAGCCGCGGGAGGAGCCGTGAGAGGAGCCGtggtgaaagagagaggagtCCGCCTGCCCAGGAGCGCAGACATGAGCGCAGAGATG AAAGCCGCAGCAAGAGAGATAAGGACAGCTTCCGTGACGACCGGGACTACGACTCTGAACAGGTTTCATCTCGGGACACTCGTGACGACAGAGAGAACAGAGATGCTCGTGAGCGACGGGACGCCCGCGACCGAGGAAGGGAAACAACCAGAGACTCCCGTGACCACCGAGACAACAGGGACGTAAAGGACTCCAGAGAGAGCAGGACGGACACCCGCTCCAGCCGAGAGTCGCTGGAGCGTCGTGACCGCGAACGGGAACGAGAGAGGGACCGGGAGAAGGAGAGGGATAAGGACAGAGAGCGggagaaggacagagacagggagaggacTGACAGCCACAGGAAGGAGGAGCCGGCGCAAGATGACAGGAGTTATGGGAGAGGACATGGACGTGAGGATGGAGGGAGAACTGATGGAAGGACGGAGAACAGGACAGACAGAGCTGAGAGGAACGGGCGAGGGAGAGGGCGTGCTaatgaaacatctgaaaaag GCTCAAACAGAAACTCCCGGGGTTCCCAAATGGAAAGCAGCCACGACAACTGGGAGTCACGGAGCAGTGCAGCACGTGAACGGAGCACGGAGAGGAGCACAGATCGCAGTGCAACCGAAAGAAGCTCTGAGAGGGGTTCAGACCGAGATCGCTACGAGGAGAGGCGAGGGGAGCAGGCCAGAGACTCCTCATACGACAGGAGGGGAGGGCACAGTGAGCGGGATCGCAGAGACAACCGAGATAGAG ATCAAAGAGCAGCCTCCCCAAATAGATACCAGAGATCAGAGGAGTCTGAGAGGGACGACAGGAGGGACGAGCGCCGGACAGACAGAGCAGATGACAGACGAGACGACAGGACCCGCGATAGGGAgcgagagagggacagagagcgggagagagaaaaagaaaagagggaaaggGAGCGAgagaaggaggcagagagggacagggccagggagagggagagggagcgggagcgtgagagggagagagagcgggagagggAAAGGGAGCGCGAGGAGCGTGAGAGAGAGCGGGAGGAGcgtgagagggagagggagagaaaggagcgggaaagggagaaagagagggagcagCGGGAGCGAGAGAGGCAGCGGGAATGGGAGGAgcgagagaggggaagagaggaaaggagggagaggagagatgacTCCAGGGACGACCGCTCCGTCAGAGACGCCCGGGATGACCGCAAGACGAG TCGTAAGAGGCCCAGGGTGGAGAGCAGCCCCAGCCCCCGAGGCTCGCCTAAGCGAGCCGCTCGGGACCTCAGTCCGGCAGACAGCGACGGCTACAACAGCGCAGAAGAGAAAAGTGAGCGCCCGATTGGCCGAGGGCAGGCCAAGCTCCACCCACAGCCCCTCCTCCCCAGCCCAGTGTGTCCGCCTCCATCTGACA GTGCAGACAAGCATCGTCTGCTGAGCCAGGTGGTGCGGCCCCAGGAGCCCTTGCTACGCTCTCCGCCGAGGAATGCTCAGTGTGATGAGAAGCCAAGTCACTGGAAGGATGAGGAGCGTAGAGGAGCCGGGGACAAAAGGGACCCACGCAGCCGCCACGAGGACATGGAGCCTCGTGGGGAGCGGAGTAGAGGAGGTGACAGACGAGGCGAGCACCTCACAGACACCGCATCTGACTCACGCAGCAGAGGTAGAGACCAGCGAGAGATCACGCCGCCTCCCTCTTCAGCCCTCGCCACTGGTGGCGAAGAAAGAGACACCGCTGGCTCCCAGTCCCACGAGGAGGGCAAAAAGAAGAAGTCGCAGAGGAAGGGCTTGAAGAAGGGTCGCAAAGAAGAGGAGGTGGTGGCTGGTGCAGGAGATCGTTTCAACCCAGAGCCTCCAGCCGGCGGTCCTACAGATGGACCTCCACCGCTACACTCGCCCAGGAAAGGAGCAAAGAAGAAGGCGCTTGACCGAAAGAGGAAACGGTCACGAGAAGGAGAGTCGGATGTGTCTGATGAGGAGTCATCGGCCCCTCAGCCACACAACAAAAGGAAGAGAGGACCGCGGACGCCACCGCCCTCGATGAGGCCTGATCATCGTGGAAGCAACGCAGAGCCGTCCCCGCTGTCCAAGATGGACAACTTCAGCGACTGGTCAGATGAGGAGGTCACAGACCGAGGAGGAGGACTACTGGAAACACCGCTGGCTCCTGCTGACAGGGCTCCTGCTGAGCCTCACAGGAGAGGCGGTGGTCCCAGAGTGGGCAGGGACAGGGAGCGGTGCAATCCGCCTCCCATCGCCCCTCTGCTCTCCCAGGATCCTCCGCTACTGCTGCAGACTCTGACCCCGCAGCCCCTCATGTCCCAGCCGCTGCTCCGCAAACCTCCCCCGGAGCAGACgcgcagcagcagcatgggGAGCAACCAGAGCCGCACGTCATCCAGACGCCTGCGGTCACCGTCCAACGAGTCAGCGCATCGAGACGACCCGCAAGGTCCACGACCACGCCGGGGCAGGCTGCAGGGCGCCAACTCTCGGGaccgagagagagaaagagaacgagagagggagagagagagggagcgggaGAGGCCCGTCGTGAGTGAACCTCCAGGGGCCGAGAGGAAGTCACGGATCGACcagctgaggagaggagagccaAGCCGCAGCACTTCCTCAG aCCGTCAGGATTCCCGCAGCCACAGCTCGAGGCGCAGCTCTCCTGACTCTGAGAGACAAGCCCCGTCCAGGTCCCGCGCCGGCTCCTACGACAGccgagagcgagagagagacagggagccGTTTGAGCGGGATCGAGACCGAAAGGACCTGCGACCTCAGCAGcagacgcagcagcagcagcccctgCTCCTCCAGCAGCCGCTACAACAACAGAGAGACTGGGAGCCCGAACCTAGAGACTGGCCGAGCAGGGGACGGGAGCCCCTTCTGATGCGTCCTGGACGTGAACCTCTCCTGAGGGAGCGGGACATCAGGGACAGGGATCGCTTACTTCCTGAAGGACTCATTCAGCAGCATGAAcgggagagagagcgagacgtCAGAGGGGACAGAGGCGGCGatcgagagagggagaggatgatgatgatgatggaccTGCCTCCCCACGCGGACCCCAGGGCCCCAGGACGAGGGGACCTGAGGGGGGATATGAGAGGAGACCTGCGAGGGGACATGATGAGACAGGAGAGGAGTGACTATGAGCCTCTGCTGCCGAGGGAAGCTTTCAGTCCTCCAGAGCCGGAGAAACCGAGCAACAGTCACCATCTGATGGGAGAGCAACGGGAGCTGGAGAAGACGGACAGCATCGACG GAGACGATGACGGGAAAGAGGACGACGGCCAATCAGTGGCGTCTGTGGGAGAGGAATATGAACCGATCAGTGATGATGAGCTGGATGAAATTCTGGCTGACAGTCAGAAAAAAGAGGACCAGCAGGACGAAGAGAAAATTACAG GTCCTCTGGACGTCATAGATGTGGACTGGTCCAGCCTGATGCCCAAACAGAAGCAGGAGCCCCGGGCAGCGGGGGCAGCGCTGCTGCGCTTCACCCCAGGGGCCGTGCTCCTCAGGGCGGGCATCTCCAAGAGACTCGCTGGTCCTGAGCTCCTGGAGCAGGTCAGAGAGGTGTGCAAGTCCGAGCTGGACGACCCCAAAG ATGCCGACAAGCTGTTTGAGCACGACCTCGGCGCCCTGAACATGGCAGCCCTGAACAGGCGGGTGGAGAGGGCAGGTTTACTGAGGAACCTCGGGCCCTGCTGCAAGGCCCTGTGTGCCCGCAGGGATTTTGCCATCCGCCGGCAgctgttgaaaaatgacaag GGCCTGACCAAGCAGTACCCCACTACGCCCGTGGTGGACAACGAGCTGCTGCAGATGAGCATGCGTCTCTTCAGAAGGACCATGGCCGGCCAGGCTTCGGGGCCAGAAAGGTCGGACGCAGCGCCGCCACCGGCAGCCGAGGTGGCTCCAGCTGAAAGCAGTAAGCTGAGCACAGCGCAgcctgaagtgtgtgtgtcctga